A window from Betta splendens chromosome 1, fBetSpl5.4, whole genome shotgun sequence encodes these proteins:
- the LOC114857153 gene encoding spectrin beta chain, non-erythrocytic 1-like isoform X2, with product MMTTVATEYEHMDLQQQYSSSTDPVNNRWDDDWDNENSSARLFERSRIKALADEREAVQKKTFTKWVNSHLSRVSCRITDLYMDLRDGRMLIKLLEVLSGERLPKPTKGRMRIHCLENVDKALQFLKEQRVHLENMGSHDIVDGNHRLTLGLIWTIILRFQIQDISVETEDNKEKRSAKDALLLWCQMKTAGYPNVNIHNFTTSWRDGMAFNALIHKHRPDIIDFDKLKKSNAHYNLQNAFNLAEQHLGLTKLLDPEDISVDHPDEKSVITYVVTYYHYFSKMKALKVEGKRIGKVLDNAIETEKMIEKYESLASDLLEWIEQTIIILNNRKFANSLVGVQQQLQAFNTYRTVEKPPKFTEKGNLEVLLFTIQSKMRANNQKVYMPREGKLISDINKAWERLEKAEHERELALRMELIRQEKLEQLARRFDRKAAMRETWLSENQRLVSQDNFGFDLQAVEAATKKHEAIETDIAAYEERVQAVVAVAKELEVEHYHDIKRIMARKDNVIRLWEYLLELLKARRQRLEMNLGLQRVFQEMLYIMDWMDEMKMLLLSQDYGKHLLGVEDLLQKHALVEADIAIQADRVKAVSANANKYSVNDSGYKPCDPQVIQDRVSHLEFCYQELTQLAAERRGRLEESRRLWKFFWDMAEEEGWIREKEQILSSLEHGKDLTGAVRLLSQQRALEDEMSGRSGHLQHTIAEGHAMVKADHFGATKIQDRIADLQAQLAELEQLAAVRKKRLEEALALHQFQADADDVDAWTLDCLRIVSSGETGHDEFSTRALVKKHKDAAAEVASYRPVIDSLHEQASTLPKEVAESEDVYGRLAGIEERYKEVAELTKLRKEALQDALALYKMFSEADACEVWIDEKELWLNCMEIPEKLEDLEVIQHRFESLEPEMNNQASRVAVVNQIARQLIHSGHPSEKDIKTQQDKLNNRWSQYRKTVDQKKESLNSALGVQNYHLDCNETKSWIKEKTKVIESTQELGNDLTGVMALQRKLTGMERDLAAIEDKLCDLRGEAQQLAEEHPDQAKGITGRLAEITAVWEEMKNTLKNREESLGEARKLQQFLRELDDFQSWLSRTQTAIASEDMPNTLAEAEKLMAQHEGIKNELQNYEEDYQRMRDMGEMVTQGQTDAQYMFLRQRLQALDTGWNELHKMWENRQNLLSQSHAYQLFLRDTKQAEAFLNNQEYVLAHTEMPTTLEGAEAAIKKQEDFMTTMDANEDKINGVVEAGRRLASDGNVNAERIQERVSSIDERHKKNREAAVELLMRLKDNRDLQKFLQDCQELSLWINEKMLTAQDMSYDEARNLHSKWLKHQAFMAELQSNKEWLDKIQKDGMLLVSEKPETGALVKEKLTVLRSMWEELESTTQTKAQCLFDANKAELFTQSCADLDKWLSGLEGQIQSDDYGKDLTSVNILLKKQQMLENQVEVRQREVVELQSQVKALGQEVKDTDEVDGRRQVVELKFQELLEPLRLRKNFLVASREVHQFNRDIEDEILWVQERMPVATSTDHGHNLQTVQLLIKKNQTLQKEIQGHQPRIDDILQRSQSLLQDESLNSGVMRQRLANLQGLWRQLMEEVERRHGRMEEAHKAQQYYFDAAEAEAWMSEQELYMMSEEKAKDEQSAVTMLKKHQIVEQAVEDYAETVHQLSKTSRGLVADGHPESERISMRQSQVDKLYAGLKDLSEERRGKLDERLRLFQLNREVDDLEQWIAEREVVAGSHELGQDYEHVTMLQERFREFARDTGNIGQERVDAVNHLADELINAGHGDAATVAEWKDGLNEAWADLLELIDTRTQILAASFELHKFYHDAKEILGRILGKQKKLPEEVGRDQNTVETLQRMHTTFEHDIQALGTQVRQLQEDAVRLQSAYAGDKADDIQRRESEVLEAWRSLLEACDGRRIRLLDTGDKFRFFSMVRDLMLWMEDVIRLIEAQEKPRDVSSVELLMNNHQGIKAEIDARNDSFTACIELGKALLARKHYASEEIKEKLLQLTDKRKEMIDKWEDRWEWLRLVLEVHQFSRDAGVAEAWLLGQEPYLSSREVGQSVDEVEKLIKRHEAFEKSAATWEERFSALERLTTMELLEVRRQQEDEERMRKPPSPEPAAVLQEESQQRVITQNGLASDQDSPGDGVDDGDLVNGVVERSSKDPSPAPSPDVGRKTKTSSSTLPSKNQDSSSQLEGPLHRKHEWEGHNKKASNRSWHNVYCVINNQDMGFYKDSKAAGQGVPYHNEEPISLKEATCDVASDYKKKKHVFKVRLMDGNEFLFQAKDEEEMSTWIQAILNVSTGSRSDVRGSNPSTPSTGRAQTLPATVTLTTESSPGRREKDKEKEKEKRFSLFSKKKQ from the exons ATGATGACGACTGTTGCGACTGAGTATGAGCACatggatctgcagcagcagtacagcagcagcaccgaccCGGTCAACAACCGCTGGGACGACGACTGGGACAATGAGAACAGCTCGGCCCGGCTCTTTGAACGCTCCCGCATCAAGGCACTCGCAG atgAGCGGGAGGCTGTCCAGAAGAAGACCTTTACTAAGTGGGTGAACTCCCACCTGTCCAGAGTCTCTTGCAGGATCACAGACCTGTACATGGATCTGAGAGATGGACGCATGCTCAtcaagctgctggaggtgctgtCAGGAGAGAGACTG CCGAAGCCCACTAAAGGCAGGATGCGGATACACTGTCTGGAGAATGTGGACAAAGCTCTGCAGTTCCTGAAGGAGCAGCGGGTTCACCTGGAGAACATGGGATCCCATGACATTGTTGATGGAAACCACAGACTGACACTGGGCCTAATCTGGACCATCATCCTTCGCTTCCAG ATTCAGGACATCAGTGTGGAGactgaagacaacaaagagAAGAGATCGGCAAAGGAcgctctgctgctctggtgtCAGATGAAGACTGCTGG GTATCCCAATGTTAACATCCACAACTTTACCACAAGCTGGAGAGACGGCATGGCCTTTAACGCTCTGATCCACAAACACAG GCCTGATATCATCGACTTTGACAAACTCAAGAAGTCCAACGCGCACTACAACCTACAGAATGCTTTTAACCTGGCAGAGCAGCACCTGGGTCTGACCAAGCTGCTGGACCCAGAGG ATATCAGCGTGGACCATCCTGATGAGAAGTCTGTCATCACCTACGTGGTGACATATTACCACTATTTCTCCAAGATGAAGGCTCTGAAGGTGGAGGGCAAGCGTATTGGAAAG GTGTTGGACAACGCCATTGAAACAGAGAAGATGATTGAGAAGTACGAGTCTCTGGCCTCAGACCTTTTGGAGTGGATCGAACAGACCATTATCATCCTCAACAATAGGAAGTTTGCCAACTCTCTTGTtggagtccagcagcagcttcaggcctTCAATACCTACCGAACAGTGGAGAAACCTCCAAA gttcACAGAGAAGGGAAACTTGGAGGTTCTGCTCTTCACCATCCAGAGTAAGATGAGAGCCAATAACCAGAAGGTCTACATGCCCCGTGAGGGGAAACTCATCTCAGACATCAACAAG GCCTGGGAGCGACTGGAAAAGGCAGAGCATGAGCGAGAGTTGGCTCTCAGGATGGAGCTGATTCGTCAGGAGAAACTGGAACAGCTGGCCAGACGCTTCGACCGCAAGGCGGCCATGAGAGAAACCTGGCTCAGCGAAAACCAGAGACTGGTGTCACAG GACAACTTTGGTTTTGATCTTCAGGCAGTTGAAGCAGCCACCAAGAAACATGAGGCCATAGAGACAGACATTGCTGCATATGAGGAGCGGGTTCAGGCTGTGGTAGCCGTGGCtaaggagctggaggtggaacaTTACCACGACATCAAGCGTATCATGGCCCGGAAGGACAACGTGATCCGACTGTGGGAGTATttactggagctgctgaaggcccGCAGACAGAGGCTGGAGATGAACCTGGGCCTGCAGAGGGTCTTCCAGGAGATGCTTTACATCATGGACTGGATGGATGAGATGAAG atgctgctgctgtctcagGATTATGGGAAGCATCTCTTGGGTGTGGaggacctgctgcagaaacacgcCCTGGTGGAGGCAGATATCGCCATCCAAGCTGACAGGGTGAAGGCTGTCAGTGCCAATGCCAACAAGTACTCTGTCAATGACAGCG GCTACAAGCCCTGTGACCCTCAGGTAATCCAGGACCGAGTGTCCCACCTGGAGTTCTGTTACCAGGAACTAACACAGCTGGCTGCTGAACGACGTGGTCGTCTGGAGGAGTCACGCCGTCTGTGGAAGTTCTTCTGGGACATGGCTGAGGAGGAGGGCTGGATTCGTGAGAAGGAGCAGATCCTGTCCTCTCTGGAGCACGGCAAAGACCTGACAGGAGCAGTGCGTCTCCTCAGCCAGCAGCGTGCCTTGGAGGATGAGATGAGTGGCCGCTCTGGTCATCTTCAGCACACCATAGCAGAAGGCCACGCCATGGTGAAGGCCGACCACTTTGGTGCCACTAAGATCCAGGATCGTATTGCTGACCTGCAGGCTCAGttggcagagctggagcagctggcagcagtgaggaagaaaaggctggaggaggctctgGCTCTGCACCAATTCcaggctgatgctgatgatgtcgATGCCTGGACACTGGACTGTCTGCGCATCGTGTCGAGTGGAGAAACAGGTCATGATGAGTTCTCCACCCGGGCTCTGGTCAAGAAGCACAaagatgcagctgcagaggtggcCAGCTACCGGCCGGTTATCGACTCGCTCCACGAGCAGGCCAGCACTCTGCCCAAGGAGGTGGCAGAGTCAGAGGATGTGTACGGTCGACTGGCAGGGATCGAGGAGCGCTACAAGGAGGTGGCTGAGCTGACGAAGCTGAGGAAGGAGGCGCTTCAGGATGCGCTGGCCCTCTACAAGATGTTCAGTGAGGCCGATGCCTGTGAGGTTTGGATCGATGAGAAGGAGCTGTGGCTGAACTGTATGGAGATCCCAGAAAAACTGGAGGACCTGGAAGTCATACAGCACAG GTTTGAAAGCCTGGAGCCAGAGATGAATAACCAGGCATCACGAGTTGCTGTGGTCAACCAGATTGCCAGGCAGCTGATCCACAGTGGCCATCCCAGCGAGAAGGACATCAAGACCCAGCAGGACAAACTCAACAACAG GTGGAGCCAATATCGCAAGACGGTGGACCAGAAGAAGGAGTCGCTGAACTCTGCTCTGGGTGTGCAGAACTACCATCTAGACTGTAACGAGACCAAGTCCTGGATTAAAGAAAAGACCAAAGTCATTGAGTCCACCCAGGAGCTGGGCAACGATCTCACTGGGGTCATGGCCTTGCAGCGCAAACTAACCGGTATGGAGCGGGACCTGGCAGCCATTGAAGACAAGCTGTGCGACCTACGGGGGGAGGCCCAGCAACTAGCAGAAGAGCACCCTGATCAGGCCAAGGGCATTACGGGCCGCCTGGCAGAGATCACAGCCGTCTGGGAGGAGATGAAAAACACTCTGAAGAACCGGGAGGAGTCTCTGGGTGAagccaggaagctgcagcagttccTGCGTGAGCTAGATGACTTCCAGTCCTGGCTGTCTCGCACACAGACAGCCATTGCATCAGAGGATATGCCCAACACGCTGGCTGAAGCCGAGAAGCTCATGGCCCAACATGAAGGCATCAAGAACGAGCTCCAGAACTACGAAGAGGACTACCAGAGGATGCGAGACATGGGGGAGATGGTGACGCAGGGACAAACAGACGCCCAGTACATGTTCCTACGACAGAGGCTGCAAGCGCTCGACACCGGCTGGAATGAACTTCACAAGATGTGGGAGAACCGTCAGAACCTTCTGTCTCAGTCCCACGCCTACCAGCTGTTCCTCAGGGACACCAAGCAGGCCGAGGCCTTCCTCAACAACCAG GAGTACGTCTTGGCTCATACCGAGATGCCCACAACTCTGGAGGGTGCCGAGGCCGCCATCAAGAAGCAGGAGGACTTCATGACCACCATGGACGCCAACGAGGATAAGATCAACGGTGTGGTGGAGGCCGGCAGGCGGCTAGCAAGTGATGGCAACGTCAATGCTGAACGTATCCAGGAGCGAGTCTCCTCCATCGACGAGAG GCACAAGAAGAACCGCGaggcagctgtggagctgctgatgaggcTGAAGGATAACAGAGACCTGCAGAAGTTCCTTCAGGACTGCCAGGAG ctttCTCTGTGGATTAATGAGAAGATGCTCACAGCCCAGGACATGAGCTACGACGAGGCCAGAAACCTGCACAGCAAGTGGCTGAAGCACCAGGCCTTCATGGCTGAGCTGCAGTCTAACAAGGAGTGGCTGGACAAGATCCAGAAG GACGGCATGCTCTTGGTGTCAGAGAAGCCGGAGACGGGGGCGctggtgaaggagaagctgacgGTGCTCCGCTCGATGTGGGAGGAGCTTGAGTCGACCACCCAGACCAAAGCTCAGTGCCTGTTTGACGCCAACAAGGCCGAGCTGTTCACACAGAGCTGTGCCGACCTCGATAAGTGGCTGAGTGGCCTGGAGGGTCAGATTCAGTCTGATGACTACGGCAAAGACCTGACGTCTGTCAACATCCTGCTCAAGAAGCAACAG ATGCTGGAGAATCAGGTGGAGGTGCGTCAgagggaggtggtggagctgcagagccagGTGAAGGCTTTGGGTCAAGAAGTGAAGGACACAGACGAGGTGGACGGCCGGAGGCAGGTGGTGGAGCTGAAgttccaggagctgctggagccgctgAGGCTCCGCAAGAACTTTCTGGTGGCTTCAAGAGAAGTTCACCAGTTCAACCGAGACATCGAGGACGAGATC ttgtGGGTCCAGGAGAGGATGCCTGTGGCCACATCCACTGACCACGGACACAACCTGCAGACCGTCCAGCTCCTCATCAAGAAGAACCAG actcTGCAGAAGGAGATCCAAGGTCATCAGCCCCGCATTGATGACATCCTGCAGCGCAGTCAGAGCCTTTTGCAGGACGAGTCCCTGAACTCAGGCGTCATGCGCCAGCGCCTGGCCAACCTGCAGGGGCTGTGGAGGCAGCTGATGGAAGAGGTGGAGCGCCGACACGGCAGAATGGAGGAGGCCCACAAAGCCCAGCAGTACTACTTtgatgctgcagaggctgaGGCCTGGATGAGCGAGCAGGAGCTGTACATGATGTCCGAGGAGAAGGCCAAG GACGAGCAGAGCGCTGTCACCATGCTGAAGAAGCACCAGATTGTGGAGCAGGCGGTGGAGGACTACGCTGAGACAGTCCACCAGCTGTCCAAGACCAGCAGAGGCCTGGTGGCTGATGGACATCCTGAGAG TGAACGCATCAGCATGCGTCAGTCCCAGGTGGACAAGCTGTACGCCGGGCTCAAGGACCTGTCTGAGGAGAGGCGGGGGAAGCTGGATGAGAGGCTCCGTCTCTTCCAGCTGAACCGTGAGGTGGACGACCTGGAGCAGTGGATCGCTGAGCGTGAAGTGGTGGCTGGGTCACACGAGCTAGGACAGGATTATGAACACGTCACG ATGTTGCAGGAGCGTTTCCGTGAGTTTGCCAGGGACACCGGGAACATCGGCCAGGAACGCGTGGACGCCGTGAACCACCTGGCAGACGAGCTGATTAATGCAGGTCATGGCGACGCTGCAACGGTGGCAGAATGGAAAGATGGACTGAACGAGGCCTGGGCCGACCTGCTCGAGCTCATCGACACCAGGACGCAGATCCTGGCTGCCTCATTCGAGCTCCACAAGTTCTACCACGACGCCAAGGAGATCCTGGGACGGATCCTGGGCAAGCAGAAGAAGCtgccggaggaggtcggtcgaGACCAGAACACGGTGGAGACGCTACAGAGGATGCACACCACCTTTGAACACGACATCCAGGCCCTGGGGACACAG GtgcggcagctgcaggaggatgcAGTCCGCCTCCAGTCTGCGTACGCTGGGGACAAAGCCGACGACATTCAACGCCGAGAGAGCGAGGTGTTAGAGGCGTGGAGGAGTCTGCTGGAGGCCTGTGATGGGCGCCGGATCCGTCTGCTTGACACCGGGGACAAGTTCAGGTTCTTCAGCATGGTCCGAGACCTGATGCTGTGGATGGAAGACGTGATCAGACTGATTGAGGCCCAGGAAAAACCCAG GGACGTGTCGtcggtggagctgctgatgaacaACCACCAGGGCATCAAGGCGGAGATCGACGCTCGCAACGACAGCTTCACGGCCTGCATCGAGCTGGGGAAGGCGCTGCTGGCTCGGAAGCACTACGCTTCAGAGGAG ATCAAAGAGAAGCTACTGCAGCTGACAGACAAGAGGAAAGAGATGATTGACAAGTGGGAGGATCGGTGGGAGTGGCTGCGCCTCG TCCTGGAGGTGCACCAGTTCTCCCgggatgcaggcgtggccgaaGCCTGGCTGCTGGGCCAGGAGCCGTACCTGTCCAGCAGGGAGGTAGGTCAGAGCGTGGACGAGGTGGAGAAGCTCATCAAACGCCATGAGGCCTTTGAGAAATCGGCCGCCACCTGGGAGGAGCGCTTCTCTGCTCTGGAGCGTCTGACCACG atggagctgctggaggtgcgGAGGCAGCAGGAAGACGAGGAGCGGATGAGGAAGCCGCCGTCTCCAGAACCAGCTGCGGTTCTGCAGGAGGAGTCTCAGCAGAG AGTCATCACTCAGAACGGACTGGCCTCGGACCAGGACTCTCCTGGG GATGGCGTGGACGATGGAGACCTGGTGAATGGCGTGGTGGAGCGCAGCTCCAAAGATCCCAGCCCCGCTCCCTCTCCAGATGTGGGTCGGAAGACTAAAACGAGCTCGTCCACACTGCCCTCCAAGAACCAGGACTCGTCCTCGCAGCTGGAGGGGCCTCTGCACCGCAAACATGAGTGGGAGGGCCACAACAAGAAGGCGTCCAACAG GTCCTGGCACAACGTGTACTGTGTCATCAACAACCAGGACATGGGGTTCTACAAGGACAGCAAGGCAGCGGGTCAGGGGGTCCCATACCACAACGAGGAGCCCATCAGCCTGAAAGAGGCAACCTGCGACGTGGCTTCAGActacaagaagaagaaacatgtcTTCAAAGTCAG ACTGATGGATGGAAACGAGTTTCTGTTCCAAGCCAAAGATGAG GAAGAGATGAGCACCTGGATCCAGGCCATCCTGAACGTCAGCACTGGCAGTCGCTCAGACGTGCGGGGCAGCAACCCGAGCACGCCGTCGACCGGGCGCGCTCAGACGCTGCCAGCCACCGTCACCCTCACCACGGAGTCCAGTCCCGGCAGGAGGGAGAAGgacaaggagaaggaaaaagagaaacGTTTCAGCCTGTTCAGCAAGAAGAAGCAGTAA